One Paenibacillus riograndensis SBR5 DNA segment encodes these proteins:
- a CDS encoding 3'-5' exonuclease, which yields MNFTAIDFETANSSRSSACALGLVQVREGVVSAEHVWLIDPQQRFDGMNIAIHGITPSMVEGKPTFDELWPTLEPLLQGEVVIAHNAAFDMSVLRYCLDRTAYSYPEFQYMCTYLLGKKMLQELPSHKLNVVSQHFGISLKHHDALDDARAAAAILLKLMEREQHTDPLLLAGSQGYKAGTMYAGGYTPFKSPPKKPAKKAAAKKSTPPPSSRPAKSTSGSSSALGNFF from the coding sequence ATGAATTTTACTGCGATAGACTTTGAAACGGCCAACTCCAGCCGTTCAAGCGCCTGCGCTTTGGGGCTTGTTCAAGTGAGAGAGGGTGTAGTGAGCGCCGAGCATGTGTGGCTGATTGATCCGCAGCAGCGGTTCGACGGCATGAATATTGCCATTCATGGCATCACCCCCTCCATGGTTGAGGGGAAACCGACGTTTGATGAGCTATGGCCCACACTGGAACCACTGCTGCAGGGAGAGGTGGTCATCGCGCATAATGCTGCCTTTGATATGAGTGTGCTGCGCTATTGCCTGGACCGGACCGCCTACAGCTATCCTGAGTTTCAGTACATGTGTACCTACCTGCTCGGCAAAAAAATGCTGCAGGAGCTGCCCTCCCACAAACTGAACGTAGTGTCACAGCATTTCGGGATCAGCCTGAAGCATCACGATGCGCTGGATGACGCCAGAGCTGCGGCGGCGATACTGCTGAAGCTGATGGAACGTGAGCAGCATACCGATCCCCTCTTGCTGGCCGGCAGCCAGGGCTATAAGGCCGGAACGATGTATGCGGGCGGCTATACGCCTTTTAAGTCCCCGCCCAAGAAACCAGCCAAAAAAGCAGCAGCCAAGAAAAGCACTCCACCGCCTTCCTCCCGCCCGGCAAAAAGCACCTCCGGCAGCAGCTCTGCCTTGGGCAATTTTTTCTGA
- a CDS encoding MFS transporter: MEEGNEFGILIQEDFMIPNKQISKSISKPTSKSISKNTVCMFLTYFFSSLGAYIFDIGIIVELYKISGSTIAVGGFFIVQFIPSLILTPIAGALIDRLNQKYILLFVNILRGAAVALLLVHLSIETIYIVAVILGICDETSSSTISSIIPQTTPSEDISKINSVLSTTDSVNMIFGPAIAGLLITLAGINGSISAVIFTFILAGLMILFIEYKYEKAVNEKSKHFITEIKEGLEIVTKSKLVKKIILIWGFLLIGVGATGSLIVIMLSDYMHLPTESYGWIMTAEGIGLVIGSVVIIRKKKPYHHYDLIVAGMILLGVSLMITSFADNLFVVLGAYLFVGLGAASAPNGIRTTLQTELPVEILGRVFTTTRFIINTLRTLSIAIASILSKFMSLRMIFFIAACFILYGAFSSRGLKRLERV, encoded by the coding sequence ATGGAAGAAGGCAATGAATTTGGCATATTAATACAGGAGGACTTTATGATTCCAAATAAACAAATATCTAAATCAATATCTAAACCAACATCTAAATCAATATCAAAAAACACTGTATGTATGTTTCTGACTTATTTTTTTTCATCTTTAGGGGCTTATATTTTTGATATAGGAATAATAGTAGAATTGTATAAAATCTCAGGTTCCACCATAGCAGTTGGTGGTTTTTTTATTGTGCAATTTATTCCTTCCCTTATTTTAACACCTATAGCAGGTGCGCTAATAGATCGTCTAAATCAGAAATATATTTTATTATTTGTGAATATTTTAAGAGGTGCTGCAGTCGCTCTTCTGCTAGTGCATCTCTCCATCGAAACAATATATATTGTTGCAGTTATACTTGGTATTTGTGATGAAACAAGCTCATCTACCATTAGCTCAATAATACCTCAGACTACACCTTCAGAGGATATTTCAAAAATTAATTCAGTTCTGTCAACTACGGATTCGGTAAATATGATATTTGGACCAGCAATAGCGGGTCTATTGATAACGTTGGCTGGCATTAATGGAAGTATTTCAGCCGTGATCTTTACCTTTATTCTCGCTGGGTTAATGATTTTATTTATTGAGTATAAGTATGAGAAAGCAGTAAATGAAAAATCAAAACATTTTATTACGGAGATTAAAGAAGGTTTGGAAATTGTAACAAAAAGCAAGCTTGTTAAAAAAATTATTTTAATTTGGGGATTTTTATTAATTGGTGTCGGGGCGACGGGATCACTTATTGTTATTATGTTAAGTGATTATATGCACTTACCTACAGAAAGTTATGGTTGGATTATGACTGCGGAAGGAATTGGCTTAGTAATTGGGTCTGTTGTAATAATTCGTAAGAAAAAGCCGTATCACCATTATGATCTTATAGTGGCTGGAATGATTTTATTAGGAGTATCATTAATGATAACATCATTCGCTGATAACCTTTTTGTTGTGTTAGGCGCATATTTATTTGTTGGCCTTGGAGCTGCATCTGCGCCGAATGGAATTCGTACGACGTTACAGACAGAACTCCCAGTAGAAATATTAGGACGGGTCTTTACTACAACAAGATTTATTATTAATACATTACGTACTCTTTCTATTGCTATAGCTAGCATTTTGTCTAAGTTTATGAGTTTAAGAATGATCTTTTTTATTGCAGCTTGTTTTATTCTCTATGGTGCTTTCTCATCAAGAGGTTTAAAACGTCTTGAAAGAGTCTGA